Proteins from a single region of Dehalococcoidia bacterium:
- the lgt gene encoding prolipoprotein diacylglyceryl transferase: MIKIPFDPMIFQFEYLALSWHGFFSLVGVIAAIYIVLKQSRKADIPDDLVFNVASWGVIGGIIGARLVHIIDNLDYYIDNPLYFIYIWKGGIGLWGGIIGGILGGILYLKISKATTETMGQLMDFAAPAMLAGQAIGRIGDIVNGEHCSRATDLFFGWYFSNPNSPGYSCVMRSQNYSNSHFPPGTSPDTAVHPAVAYEFIWDVLGMIFLVTLRNKLKPLGSLWFVYLAWYSLGRFAIQWVRLDRTYILGFQEAHFIAIICFVVSIAFLGIKTRKA; encoded by the coding sequence ATGATAAAAATACCTTTCGATCCTATGATATTTCAGTTCGAATATTTAGCATTATCATGGCATGGTTTTTTTTCACTTGTTGGTGTTATAGCAGCAATTTATATTGTCTTAAAGCAATCAAGAAAAGCGGATATTCCGGATGATTTGGTATTTAATGTTGCTTCTTGGGGTGTAATTGGTGGCATCATTGGAGCTAGATTAGTCCACATAATAGATAATTTAGACTATTACATAGATAACCCATTATATTTCATTTATATATGGAAAGGTGGAATAGGGTTATGGGGAGGAATTATAGGCGGTATTTTAGGAGGAATTTTATATCTGAAGATATCCAAAGCAACCACTGAAACTATGGGACAGCTCATGGATTTTGCAGCTCCAGCAATGCTAGCAGGTCAAGCTATAGGAAGAATTGGTGATATAGTCAATGGAGAGCATTGTTCAAGAGCAACAGATTTGTTTTTTGGGTGGTATTTTTCAAATCCAAATTCTCCAGGTTACTCTTGTGTGATGAGGTCTCAAAATTACAGTAATTCCCACTTTCCTCCAGGCACTAGTCCAGATACAGCAGTACACCCAGCTGTTGCCTATGAGTTTATTTGGGATGTTCTAGGAATGATTTTTTTAGTTACACTTAGAAATAAACTTAAGCCTTTGGGAAGTCTCTGGTTTGTTTATTTAGCATGGTACAGTCTAGGAAGATTTGCTATTCAGTGGGTAAGATTGGATAGAACTTATATTTTAGGTTTTCAGGAAGCACATTTTATTGCTATTATTTGTTTTGTAGTATCAATTGCATTTCTTGGTATTAAGACTAGAAAAGCTTGA
- a CDS encoding tyrosine recombinase has product MFLDDNLEKFYNFISSEKGYSNNTLMAYSNDLKLFANFMEEKDKFEWADVSTKDINIYFNSIRKSLSESSYKRKYASIKSFFDFLYKEKYVYKEIFENIRSPKVSTPIPKPLSEKDINLLLDFKNKNKFYYRDSCIFMLMYSSGLRVSEVINIKLGQLDLDNHSVKVRGKGNKERILPIYENAVKCLIFFIKNIRPFFSKSNNFSSVLFSDKNSNIISRQYVWRSLKKRGLEKGITKNITPHMIRHSFATHILKGGASIRHVQEFLGHSSIESTQIYTKIPNQKLIEDYNIAHPRGNK; this is encoded by the coding sequence ATGTTTTTAGATGATAATTTAGAAAAATTTTATAATTTTATATCTTCAGAAAAAGGATATAGTAACAACACCTTAATGGCATACTCAAATGACCTAAAATTATTTGCGAATTTTATGGAAGAAAAAGATAAGTTCGAATGGGCTGATGTATCCACTAAAGACATAAATATTTATTTCAACTCAATTAGAAAATCATTATCTGAAAGCTCTTATAAAAGAAAGTATGCATCTATAAAGTCTTTTTTTGATTTCCTTTATAAGGAAAAATATGTTTATAAAGAAATATTTGAAAATATTAGGTCTCCAAAAGTATCCACTCCTATTCCAAAACCTCTAAGTGAAAAAGATATAAACCTATTGCTAGATTTCAAGAATAAAAATAAATTTTACTATAGAGATAGTTGTATATTTATGTTGATGTACTCTTCAGGGCTTAGAGTTAGTGAAGTAATTAATATAAAACTTGGACAATTAGACCTAGATAATCACTCTGTAAAAGTAAGAGGTAAAGGAAACAAAGAAAGAATATTACCTATTTATGAAAATGCAGTTAAATGTCTTATATTTTTTATCAAAAATATAAGACCCTTTTTTTCAAAATCTAATAATTTTTCCTCTGTTCTTTTTTCAGATAAAAATTCAAATATAATATCAAGGCAATATGTATGGAGAAGCCTAAAAAAAAGAGGATTGGAAAAAGGTATAACAAAAAATATTACCCCACATATGATTCGACATAGCTTTGCAACACATATTTTAAAAGGTGGCGCTAGCATAAGGCATGTGCAAGAATTTTTAGGTCATAGTTCTATAGAATCAACACAAATTTACACTAAAATACCTAATCAAAAACTTATTGAAGACTATAATATTGCGCATCCAAGAGGAAATAAATAA
- the recJ gene encoding single-stranded-DNA-specific exonuclease RecJ translates to MLVSIENNKFTIQEENSKNKILSNKNILEILLDNRLIKDKDRKKFLQDFDIEKIDPYEFSEMEKAVEMISTKINSKSKIGIYGDFDADGLTGTAILFETLKTLGADPKPFIPHRENEGHGISLNGLNTLIDLGCDLIITVDTGTNSNELIDKLIDEKKINFVITDHHIPEKTKYNYPIINPVFENNKTIYSGAGVAWLLSKALFDKFNIPMKDGITSLATIGTIADVAPLLNNNRIIVKNGLFEISKTKNFGIRALNNLVGKKFFYEAPESEYISFSLAPRINTPGRIEDAYLALNLLTSQNSKTAHNLSQKIEIMNDKRKDLSRKLWDEVQGQINSQFTNPIIILDCSGYPLGLLGPLAGRLVENLSKPILCFAKRNKICRFSSRSGDNYNLFDNLSKLQDYYLSFGGHASAAGFSIYAKDLESFKNDLFNINISKKKLNSTKKYKIDLELSISELNFELWDEIRCLSPFGEKNPIPIFLAKRANLENYRKIGKDKNHMSGQISARDKIFDFIYFNCGDIEINNGYINFIYQLRYDYWNGKIQKKLQLLEIENC, encoded by the coding sequence ATGCTTGTAAGTATTGAAAATAATAAATTTACTATTCAAGAAGAAAATTCTAAAAATAAAATATTATCAAACAAAAATATATTAGAAATTCTTCTTGATAATAGATTGATCAAAGATAAAGATAGAAAAAAATTTTTACAGGACTTTGATATTGAAAAAATTGATCCATACGAATTTTCTGAAATGGAAAAAGCTGTAGAAATGATTTCAACTAAAATTAATTCAAAATCTAAAATCGGAATTTATGGAGATTTCGATGCCGATGGATTAACTGGAACAGCTATTCTTTTTGAAACCTTAAAAACACTTGGAGCAGATCCAAAACCTTTTATACCTCACAGGGAAAATGAAGGACATGGAATTTCATTAAATGGATTAAATACACTAATTGATCTAGGATGTGATTTGATAATTACTGTTGATACAGGTACAAATTCTAATGAATTAATAGATAAACTTATAGATGAAAAAAAAATAAATTTTGTTATTACAGACCATCATATTCCCGAAAAAACAAAATATAATTATCCAATAATCAATCCTGTATTTGAAAATAATAAAACAATTTATTCAGGAGCTGGCGTAGCTTGGCTATTATCTAAAGCATTATTCGATAAATTTAATATCCCAATGAAAGATGGAATTACTTCTTTAGCAACTATAGGAACTATAGCAGACGTAGCACCATTACTAAATAACAATAGAATTATTGTAAAGAATGGATTATTTGAAATTTCTAAAACCAAAAATTTTGGTATCAGGGCATTGAATAATTTAGTTGGTAAGAAATTTTTTTATGAAGCTCCTGAGAGTGAATATATATCATTTTCATTAGCACCAAGAATAAATACCCCGGGAAGAATCGAAGATGCTTACTTAGCCTTAAATTTATTAACTAGCCAAAATTCTAAGACTGCTCATAATTTATCTCAAAAAATAGAGATAATGAATGATAAAAGAAAAGATCTATCTAGAAAGCTATGGGATGAAGTTCAAGGACAAATTAACTCTCAATTTACTAATCCTATTATTATATTGGATTGCTCAGGTTATCCATTAGGTTTACTTGGTCCTTTAGCAGGAAGACTTGTCGAAAATTTATCTAAACCTATTTTATGCTTTGCTAAAAGAAATAAAATTTGTAGATTTTCCTCAAGGTCAGGAGATAATTACAATTTATTTGATAATTTGAGTAAATTACAAGATTATTATTTAAGCTTTGGTGGGCATGCAAGCGCTGCTGGTTTTTCTATTTATGCCAAGGATTTAGAATCATTCAAGAATGATTTATTTAATATAAATATTTCAAAGAAAAAATTAAATTCTACAAAAAAATATAAAATTGATCTTGAATTATCTATATCTGAATTAAATTTTGAACTATGGGACGAAATAAGATGTCTATCTCCATTTGGAGAAAAAAATCCTATTCCTATTTTTTTGGCTAAAAGAGCTAATCTAGAAAATTACAGAAAAATAGGAAAAGATAAAAATCATATGTCAGGTCAAATTTCAGCAAGAGATAAAATTTTCGATTTTATTTATTTCAACTGCGGAGACATAGAAATTAATAATGGATACATAAATTTTATATATCAATTACGGTATGATTATTGGAATGGTAAAATTCAAAAAAAACTACAATTACTCGAAATTGAAAATTGTTAG
- a CDS encoding MBL fold metallo-hydrolase codes for MKSINSVKVVSDGSYLLDGGPFFGPVPKVLWEKQAKPDRKNRVRLGLNSLLIRSGEENILVNTGIGSKQPEINREIYGHASSRLIRNLKSNGVSAKDVNKVILTQLHFDHSGGSTSLDREGKLIPTFPKAKYVVQKSAWDEAFNQDERLLPAYGHPVDHLNILEEREMVEFIEGDTEVSPGVFCEMIDGYSEGHQIVKVNAGSERIVYLSELIPAPSHLPLAYITAYDRYPDQTLEIKRRIIAQCEQQGWLMVFAHGYKEYAGYIKRMNQTLSLEPIAI; via the coding sequence TTGAAAAGTATAAATTCAGTCAAAGTAGTTAGTGATGGTTCATATTTGTTAGATGGTGGACCATTCTTTGGTCCGGTGCCTAAAGTTCTTTGGGAAAAACAAGCTAAGCCAGATAGAAAAAATAGAGTAAGGCTTGGCCTAAACTCTCTACTAATTAGGAGTGGTGAGGAAAATATATTAGTAAATACAGGTATAGGATCAAAACAACCTGAAATTAATAGAGAAATTTATGGGCATGCTTCATCTAGGCTTATTAGAAACTTAAAATCTAATGGTGTTTCAGCAAAAGATGTAAATAAAGTTATCCTAACTCAATTACATTTTGACCATTCAGGTGGATCAACTTCACTAGATAGAGAAGGAAAATTAATTCCTACATTTCCTAAAGCTAAATACGTAGTTCAAAAGTCTGCTTGGGATGAAGCCTTCAATCAAGATGAAAGATTGCTTCCAGCATATGGCCACCCAGTTGATCATCTTAACATTCTTGAAGAAAGAGAAATGGTAGAATTTATAGAAGGAGATACTGAAGTTAGTCCCGGTGTATTCTGTGAAATGATAGATGGTTATTCTGAAGGTCACCAAATAGTAAAAGTTAATGCTGGTTCAGAAAGAATAGTTTATTTATCAGAATTAATACCTGCCCCTTCTCACCTACCATTGGCTTATATTACAGCCTATGACAGATATCCTGATCAAACCCTAGAAATCAAAAGAAGAATTATAGCTCAATGTGAACAACAAGGTTGGTTAATGGTTTTTGCACATGGATATAAAGAATATGCTGGTTATATCAAGAGAATGAATCAAACATTATCACTAGAACCTATAGCTATTTAG
- the mtaB gene encoding tRNA (N(6)-L-threonylcarbamoyladenosine(37)-C(2))-methylthiotransferase MtaB translates to MKVYIETHGCKLNTADSQRISKEILLEGFTLTDNIENSDIYILNTCTVTKSADKKARNRLRFIKKNNPGIHLVATGCYPQRNESEVLSLGIVDTIISNDKKNQLPVILSEKFSKNIPLIVEPKIEDILIGRTRASIAIQKGCNQICSYCIVPKVRGRENSIDQDEIINQINYLVSKGCKEVVLTGTQLGTYGYDLKEMSLYKLLVNILNRTNITRLRLSSVQPHEFSDEILDLWTNKNYKNILCPHFHIPLQSGSNNVLKSMRRKYTTDQFTKIVNKIKLTIPNSSITTDIIVGFPGEEEEDHLDTKKLLIDSNISEIHVFPYSIRPGTSAFYLKDKIQTSLVTERAKEIRNISRLLKEKFLKSLIDTEQKVLWENKYRNSGYTENYSYFSLAKSENKRTNTAITKVKIESIEDNNLVGIISK, encoded by the coding sequence ATGAAAGTCTATATAGAAACTCACGGATGTAAACTAAATACAGCTGATTCTCAAAGAATTTCAAAAGAAATTCTATTAGAAGGATTTACATTAACTGATAACATTGAAAATTCTGATATTTATATCCTTAACACTTGTACTGTAACTAAATCAGCAGATAAAAAAGCTAGAAACAGATTACGTTTTATAAAAAAAAATAATCCTGGAATTCATTTAGTTGCTACTGGGTGTTACCCTCAAAGAAACGAATCTGAAGTTTTATCTTTGGGAATAGTTGATACTATTATAAGTAATGATAAAAAAAATCAGCTTCCTGTAATACTTTCAGAAAAATTCTCTAAAAATATACCACTTATTGTTGAGCCCAAAATTGAAGATATTTTAATTGGAAGAACAAGGGCTTCTATTGCAATTCAAAAAGGTTGTAATCAAATATGTAGTTACTGTATTGTACCTAAGGTTAGAGGTAGGGAAAATTCTATAGATCAAGATGAAATAATTAATCAAATAAATTATTTAGTTTCTAAAGGATGCAAGGAAGTAGTTCTAACTGGAACTCAGCTTGGAACATATGGATATGACCTAAAAGAAATGAGTTTATATAAATTATTAGTAAATATTTTGAATAGAACAAATATAACTCGATTAAGGTTATCATCTGTTCAACCCCATGAATTTAGTGATGAAATTTTAGATCTTTGGACAAATAAAAATTATAAAAATATATTATGTCCTCATTTTCATATTCCTCTACAAAGTGGATCAAACAATGTTTTGAAATCAATGAGAAGGAAATATACAACAGATCAATTTACAAAAATAGTGAATAAAATTAAACTTACAATTCCTAATTCTTCAATAACAACAGACATTATAGTTGGTTTCCCAGGAGAAGAAGAAGAAGATCATTTAGACACAAAAAAATTATTAATTGATTCAAATATATCTGAAATACATGTTTTTCCATATTCAATTCGACCAGGCACTTCAGCATTTTACCTCAAAGATAAAATACAAACTTCCTTAGTAACAGAAAGAGCTAAAGAAATTAGGAATATTTCTAGGCTACTCAAAGAAAAATTTCTGAAATCACTAATTGATACAGAACAAAAGGTCTTATGGGAGAATAAATATAGAAATTCAGGTTATACAGAAAATTATTCTTATTTTTCTTTAGCTAAATCTGAAAATAAAAGAACAAACACTGCTATAACAAAAGTAAAAATAGAATCTATAGAAGATAATAATCTTGTAGGTATTATTTCTAAATAG
- a CDS encoding leucyl aminopeptidase encodes MKKINYKIIKDIQYNSKSDSLVIGLYSNNKFDFKDLDNMSNSIVSEMISSEELSSESGKVEIIYTPNKIFKNSKYSKIFVVGLGDIEKANNDSIRSAFANLGRISLAKNINDISFLMDSINNKTQNSDNFILSAFEGFLLGRYVFDKYKSGSKNENEITNILIISKIKEDQIRSIIEKAIITSRAEMKARNLVNEPANTLSPSELSQYAQKLSSKSIQCKILDEDECQKLGMNAFLGVGKGSVEPSKLIHLSYKPKKEENSIWFIGKAIMFDSGGLSLKPSGSMLSMKGDMGGSASVISAIEAISDLRLNINVEALCLATENMPSGSAQRPSDVVKAMDGTFIEIENTDAEGRLTLADGVTYAKRLNAKAIIDVATLTGAAAIGLGRGNISGFSNDSELMEKVISAGLETGDTVWELPLDSISKKQNNSLIADIKNTGGRNAGSITAAHFIHHFVKDTPWVHLDIAANMMTNSDDRWHNKGATGIPTRLLIELANILQ; translated from the coding sequence ATGAAAAAAATAAATTATAAAATAATAAAAGATATTCAGTATAATTCAAAATCTGATTCATTAGTTATTGGTCTTTATAGTAATAATAAATTTGATTTCAAAGATTTAGATAATATGTCTAACTCAATAGTTTCAGAAATGATTTCTTCAGAAGAGCTTAGTTCTGAAAGTGGTAAAGTTGAAATAATATATACTCCAAATAAAATTTTTAAAAATAGTAAATATTCTAAAATCTTTGTTGTAGGTTTAGGAGATATTGAAAAAGCAAATAATGATTCTATACGCTCAGCATTTGCAAATTTGGGAAGAATATCTCTTGCGAAAAATATCAATGATATATCTTTTTTAATGGATTCAATAAATAATAAAACTCAAAATTCTGATAATTTTATACTTTCAGCTTTTGAAGGATTTTTGTTAGGTAGATATGTATTTGATAAATATAAGTCAGGTTCTAAAAATGAAAATGAAATCACAAATATTTTGATAATATCTAAAATTAAAGAAGATCAAATTAGGAGCATAATCGAAAAAGCAATCATAACTTCTAGGGCTGAAATGAAAGCAAGGAATCTAGTTAATGAGCCTGCAAATACCTTATCACCTTCTGAGTTATCTCAATATGCACAAAAATTATCTAGTAAAAGTATTCAATGCAAAATTTTAGACGAGGATGAATGTCAAAAACTTGGAATGAATGCATTTTTAGGTGTTGGAAAAGGCTCAGTTGAGCCTTCAAAGCTTATTCATCTCTCATATAAACCAAAAAAAGAAGAAAATTCTATCTGGTTTATTGGTAAAGCTATTATGTTTGATAGCGGAGGATTATCTTTGAAACCTTCAGGGTCAATGCTTTCAATGAAAGGTGATATGGGCGGATCTGCATCTGTAATTTCAGCAATCGAAGCTATCTCAGATCTTAGATTAAATATTAATGTAGAGGCATTATGCTTAGCAACTGAAAATATGCCAAGTGGTAGTGCACAAAGACCAAGCGATGTTGTTAAAGCTATGGACGGAACATTTATAGAAATTGAAAATACTGATGCAGAAGGTAGGCTGACATTAGCAGATGGTGTTACTTACGCCAAAAGATTGAATGCTAAAGCAATTATAGATGTTGCAACATTAACAGGAGCAGCAGCAATAGGGCTTGGTAGGGGTAATATTTCAGGTTTTTCAAATGATAGTGAATTAATGGAAAAAGTTATCAGCGCTGGTTTAGAGACTGGAGATACAGTTTGGGAACTTCCATTAGATTCAATTTCAAAAAAACAAAATAATTCCTTGATAGCTGATATAAAAAATACGGGAGGTAGAAATGCTGGATCTATAACTGCGGCTCATTTTATTCATCATTTTGTTAAGGATACTCCCTGGGTTCATCTAGATATAGCAGCAAATATGATGACAAATTCTGATGATAGATGGCATAATAAAGGTGCAACTGGGATACCTACAAGATTATTGATAGAATTAGCAAATATATTGCAATAA
- a CDS encoding cytidylate kinase-like family protein produces the protein MPVVTLEGYLGSGYQNIGKKVSEKLEIDFVDRVILSEVARELDTHLGEILDLEKKPQEKSLVEKLSERLLKALEKSALAGGGADPFFGQGVENLLSQPYKDFPHTEELSENLDFTKAIRKVIKEIASEGSVLILGRGASGVLRNDPNALKVGIYCDEEVRIKKYAEKYNISEEESRQKVVEYDEGKKNYYLNVFQKQPLDPSIFNIIFNSELLSEDEIIDDICENAKKYLMKRSNAKKK, from the coding sequence ATGCCTGTTGTTACATTAGAAGGTTATCTGGGTTCTGGATATCAAAATATCGGCAAAAAAGTATCAGAAAAATTAGAAATAGATTTTGTAGATAGAGTTATCTTATCTGAAGTTGCTAGAGAACTTGATACACATTTAGGTGAAATTTTAGATCTTGAAAAAAAACCTCAAGAAAAATCTTTAGTTGAGAAACTCTCAGAAAGACTTCTCAAAGCCTTAGAGAAATCTGCACTAGCTGGCGGTGGAGCAGATCCTTTTTTTGGCCAAGGTGTTGAAAATCTACTTTCTCAACCTTATAAAGACTTTCCTCATACTGAGGAATTAAGCGAAAATTTAGATTTTACTAAAGCAATTCGAAAAGTTATCAAAGAAATTGCATCAGAGGGGAGTGTCCTTATTTTGGGAAGAGGAGCTTCTGGAGTGCTAAGAAATGACCCAAATGCCTTAAAAGTTGGAATTTATTGCGATGAAGAGGTAAGAATAAAGAAGTATGCTGAAAAATATAATATTTCTGAGGAAGAATCTAGACAAAAGGTAGTAGAATACGATGAAGGAAAGAAAAATTATTACTTAAATGTTTTTCAAAAACAACCTTTAGATCCATCAATATTTAATATTATATTTAATTCTGAGCTTTTATCAGAAGATGAAATAATCGATGATATATGTGAAAATGCAAAAAAATATTTAATGAAAAGATCCAATGCCAAAAAAAAGTAA
- the fabF gene encoding beta-ketoacyl-ACP synthase II: MTKKVVVTGIGLITPLGLDRNSSWKGITTGMNGIKEISSFDTENFQTKIAAEITDFSPDEILGRKFAKRLDRFSQFACIAAKEAIKDAGIFIESVDVNRFSVLIGSGIGGIITLSEQFDVLKEKGPNRINPFLVPMMLSDMASGQVSMMLGTKGPNFSTVSACASAADSIGQGMRMIQRGDSDIVLAGGSEAAICPIGIAGFNSARALSTNNDNPSKASRPFDAERDGFVLGEGAGIIILEEEEYALKRGATILAELSGYGATSDAHHVTQPHPEGEGAAEAMNLALRDAGVEKEKIAYINAHGTSTPLNDKFETIAIKRAFGDHSKKIKVSSTKSMTGHLLGAAGGIEAAFTVLAINEKVVPPTINLENPDIDCDLDYVANHALKGNVPAAISNSLGFGGHNSSLLFQDYPNQ; this comes from the coding sequence ATGACTAAAAAAGTAGTTGTAACAGGAATAGGATTAATAACCCCTTTAGGCCTTGATAGAAATTCCTCATGGAAAGGTATCACTACAGGTATGAATGGTATCAAAGAAATATCATCATTTGATACTGAAAATTTCCAAACAAAAATTGCGGCTGAAATTACTGACTTTTCACCTGATGAAATTTTAGGAAGAAAATTTGCTAAAAGGCTCGATAGGTTTTCTCAGTTTGCATGTATTGCCGCTAAAGAAGCTATAAAGGATGCAGGTATATTTATTGAATCAGTTGATGTTAATCGTTTTTCAGTATTAATTGGTAGTGGCATAGGTGGAATTATAACTTTAAGTGAACAATTTGATGTTCTAAAAGAGAAAGGACCAAATAGAATAAATCCATTTTTAGTTCCAATGATGTTAAGTGATATGGCATCTGGTCAAGTCTCTATGATGCTTGGAACAAAAGGACCAAATTTTTCTACTGTTTCTGCATGTGCTTCAGCAGCAGATTCTATAGGTCAAGGAATGAGAATGATTCAAAGAGGAGATTCTGATATTGTTTTGGCTGGAGGTTCGGAAGCAGCAATTTGCCCAATAGGAATTGCTGGTTTTAATTCTGCAAGGGCTTTATCTACAAATAATGATAATCCATCAAAAGCTTCAAGACCTTTTGATGCAGAAAGAGATGGCTTTGTATTAGGAGAAGGTGCTGGAATAATTATACTAGAAGAAGAAGAATATGCTCTTAAAAGAGGTGCTACAATTTTAGCTGAACTATCAGGATATGGTGCAACTTCCGATGCTCATCATGTAACACAACCACATCCAGAAGGAGAAGGTGCGGCCGAAGCTATGAACTTAGCCCTAAGAGACGCTGGAGTGGAAAAAGAAAAAATAGCCTACATTAATGCTCATGGTACCTCTACCCCACTAAATGATAAATTTGAAACTATTGCAATAAAAAGAGCATTTGGTGACCATTCAAAAAAAATTAAAGTTTCTTCAACAAAATCAATGACAGGTCATTTACTTGGTGCAGCCGGAGGAATTGAAGCTGCTTTTACCGTATTGGCAATCAATGAAAAAGTTGTTCCCCCAACTATAAATCTAGAAAACCCGGATATTGACTGTGATTTAGATTATGTTGCAAATCATGCCTTAAAAGGAAATGTTCCTGCAGCAATTTCTAATTCTTTAGGTTTTGGTGGTCACAATAGCTCTCTTTTATTTCAAGACTATCCTAATCAATAA